Proteins encoded together in one Nocardioides marinisabuli window:
- the dusB gene encoding tRNA dihydrouridine synthase DusB translates to MPASTPTAVAPGLRLGDLEVATPVVLAPMAGITNAAYRRLCAEQGAGLYVCEMITSRGLVEGDKHTLDMLVFDEAETTRSVQLYGSDPLHVGRAAEILCTEHGVDHIDLNFGCPVPKVTRKGGGGALPWKRGLLAEILEAAVGAAARHGVPVTMKTRKGIDDDHLTYLDAGRIAQESGCAAIALHGRTVSQAYSGRADWDAIGELVAHVDIPVLGNGDIWEAADAVRMVEQTGAAGVVVGRGCLGRPWLFRDLAAAFAGEEVATLPTLGEVRDMMRRHAELLCRHMGEERGCKEFRKHVSWYLKGFAAGGDARRSLGLVSTLADLDALLADLDPDEAFPTAALGAPRGRQGSPRARVALPEGWLDDADGRGLGTAEDALETTGG, encoded by the coding sequence GTGCCCGCCTCCACCCCGACCGCCGTCGCGCCCGGCCTGCGCCTGGGCGACCTGGAGGTCGCGACCCCGGTGGTGCTGGCGCCGATGGCCGGCATCACCAACGCGGCGTACCGCCGGCTGTGCGCCGAGCAGGGGGCCGGGCTCTACGTCTGCGAGATGATCACCAGCCGCGGGCTGGTCGAGGGCGACAAGCACACCCTCGACATGCTCGTCTTCGACGAGGCCGAGACGACCCGCTCGGTGCAGCTCTACGGCAGCGACCCGCTGCACGTCGGTCGCGCGGCCGAGATCCTGTGCACCGAGCACGGCGTCGACCACATCGACCTCAACTTCGGGTGCCCGGTGCCGAAGGTGACCCGCAAGGGCGGCGGTGGGGCGCTGCCCTGGAAGCGCGGCCTGCTGGCCGAGATCCTCGAGGCGGCGGTCGGCGCGGCCGCCCGGCACGGCGTGCCGGTGACGATGAAGACCCGCAAGGGCATCGACGACGACCACCTGACCTACCTCGACGCCGGGCGGATCGCCCAGGAGTCGGGGTGCGCGGCGATCGCGCTGCACGGGCGCACCGTCTCGCAGGCCTACTCGGGCCGGGCCGACTGGGACGCCATCGGCGAGCTGGTCGCCCACGTCGACATCCCGGTGCTCGGCAACGGTGACATCTGGGAGGCCGCCGACGCGGTGCGCATGGTCGAGCAGACCGGCGCCGCCGGTGTCGTGGTCGGCCGCGGCTGCCTCGGCCGCCCCTGGCTCTTCCGCGACCTCGCGGCCGCCTTCGCCGGCGAGGAGGTCGCCACCCTGCCCACGCTGGGCGAGGTGCGCGACATGATGCGCCGCCACGCCGAGCTGCTGTGCCGGCACATGGGGGAGGAGCGGGGCTGCAAGGAGTTCCGCAAGCACGTGTCGTGGTACCTCAAGGGCTTCGCCGCCGGCGGCGACGCGCGCCGCTCGCTCGGCCTGGTCTCCACCCTCGCCGACCTCGACGCGCTGCTCGCCGACCTCGACCCCGACGAGGCCTTCCCGACCGCCGCGCTCGGCGCCCCCCGCGGCCGGCAGGGCTCGCCGCGGGCCCGGGTCGCGCTGCCGGAGGGCTGGCTCGACGACGCCGACGGGCGCGGGCTGGGCACCGCCGAGGACGCTCTGGAGACCACCGGCGGGTGA
- a CDS encoding SH3 domain-containing protein: MAGTLAVLATASAVGVGIASSEPVATEVPVAASVTQLSAGISAAELAERGSVVSRTSDRSLATAPVRQGVRLEKKSALEKMMATQAVKDAVAGADTKLWTTTELNLWASPAGKAKKLGLLDAEQKVLVTGRSLYGRDEVVVKGASRWVSAGYLSDEKPVEETEEATSSAPEADATCSNGTSVPSGVSPNIVKVHSAVCAAFPEITTYGTFRGDGEHAQGIAVDIMVSGARGWEVAEFVRANAGSLGVSYAIYSQSIWSVERSGEGWRGMSDRGSTTANHYDHVHVTTY; encoded by the coding sequence GTGGCTGGGACCCTCGCCGTCCTCGCGACCGCCTCCGCGGTCGGTGTCGGCATCGCCTCCTCCGAGCCCGTCGCCACCGAGGTGCCCGTCGCGGCCTCGGTCACCCAGCTGAGCGCGGGCATCTCCGCCGCCGAGCTGGCCGAGCGCGGCTCCGTCGTCTCGCGCACCTCCGACCGCTCGCTGGCCACCGCGCCGGTGCGCCAGGGAGTGCGGCTGGAGAAGAAGTCGGCGCTCGAGAAGATGATGGCCACCCAGGCGGTCAAGGACGCCGTGGCCGGCGCCGACACCAAGCTGTGGACCACCACCGAGCTGAACCTGTGGGCCTCCCCGGCCGGCAAGGCGAAGAAGCTGGGCCTGCTCGACGCCGAGCAGAAGGTCCTGGTCACCGGCCGTTCGCTCTACGGCCGCGACGAGGTCGTCGTCAAGGGTGCCTCGCGCTGGGTCTCCGCGGGCTACCTGAGCGACGAGAAGCCGGTCGAGGAGACGGAGGAGGCCACCTCCTCCGCCCCGGAGGCCGACGCCACCTGCAGCAACGGCACCTCGGTGCCCTCGGGCGTGAGCCCCAACATCGTCAAGGTGCACAGCGCCGTCTGCGCGGCGTTCCCCGAGATCACCACCTACGGCACCTTCCGTGGGGACGGCGAGCACGCCCAGGGCATCGCGGTCGACATCATGGTCAGCGGCGCGCGCGGCTGGGAGGTCGCGGAGTTCGTGCGCGCCAACGCCGGCAGCCTGGGCGTCTCGTACGCCATCTACTCCCAGAGCATCTGGTCGGTGGAGCGCTCCGGCGAGGGCTGGCGGGGCATGTCCGACCGCGGGTCGACGACGGCCAACCACTACGACCACGTGCACGTCACGACGTACTGA
- a CDS encoding cellulase family glycosylhydrolase → MVALTSLVLLRAEQGAGAPEALDPTTSQLGAADASTAAARLENPPDPSELPSLGLQFHGTWTHYDADERAEVLDRIEASGARWVRLDIGWAMLEPQPGVFDTSWGRPLVDEVMDQLRERDLKVLVMFWLTPSWASSESDAFTAQYTSPDDPADYATALGRVAQRWGDVVDAYEIWNEPNLEVFYHGTDPETYTDLLCASYPVVKRADPDARVVFGGLMYNDDDWLQRAYDAGVGGCYDVMSVHSYQAPADSPPSVVDDGEVWNLRNLDEVRDTMIENGDRLPIWITEFGWSVHENEPDTEPWRRGVDEATQARYAAEALILLAEDFPYVGVAFWYKDAVNDESTDLHQEGYAMLDEDRRPRPVWRTFRDLYGMTR, encoded by the coding sequence GTGGTGGCTCTGACGAGCCTCGTGCTGCTGCGCGCCGAGCAGGGTGCCGGGGCCCCCGAGGCCCTGGACCCGACGACGTCGCAGTTGGGTGCCGCGGACGCGTCGACCGCCGCTGCCCGCCTGGAGAACCCGCCGGACCCCTCCGAGCTCCCGTCCCTGGGCCTGCAGTTCCACGGCACCTGGACCCACTACGACGCCGACGAGCGGGCCGAGGTGCTCGACCGCATCGAGGCCTCGGGTGCGCGCTGGGTGCGCCTGGACATCGGCTGGGCGATGCTCGAGCCCCAACCCGGGGTGTTCGACACCAGCTGGGGCCGCCCGCTGGTCGACGAGGTGATGGACCAGCTGCGCGAGCGCGACCTCAAGGTCCTGGTCATGTTCTGGCTGACCCCGTCGTGGGCGTCCTCGGAGAGCGACGCGTTCACCGCGCAGTACACCAGCCCCGACGACCCGGCCGACTACGCGACCGCGCTCGGGCGGGTGGCCCAGCGCTGGGGCGACGTCGTCGACGCCTACGAGATCTGGAACGAGCCGAACCTCGAGGTCTTCTACCACGGCACCGACCCCGAGACCTACACCGATCTGCTCTGCGCCTCCTACCCCGTGGTGAAGCGCGCCGACCCCGACGCCCGGGTCGTCTTCGGCGGGTTGATGTACAACGACGACGACTGGCTGCAGCGGGCCTACGACGCCGGGGTGGGTGGCTGCTACGACGTCATGTCGGTGCACTCCTACCAGGCCCCCGCCGACTCCCCGCCGAGCGTGGTCGACGACGGCGAGGTGTGGAACCTGCGCAACCTCGACGAGGTGCGCGACACGATGATCGAGAACGGTGACCGGCTGCCGATCTGGATCACCGAGTTCGGCTGGAGCGTCCACGAGAACGAGCCCGACACCGAGCCCTGGCGCCGCGGCGTCGACGAGGCCACCCAGGCCCGCTACGCCGCCGAGGCGCTGATCCTGCTGGCCGAGGACTTCCCCTACGTCGGGGTGGCCTTCTGGTACAAGGACGCCGTCAACGACGAGAGCACCGACCTGCACCAGGAGGGCTACGCCATGCTCGACGAGGACCGCCGACCGCGGCCGGTCTGGCGGACCTTCCGCGACCTCTACGGGATGACACGATGA
- a CDS encoding tyrosine-protein kinase family protein — MSRLPFLPVLARALRFRAAVVLAVLVPAALVGVLAVENRPDETTAVAVVGVAPESAAVLSTDAVQLALGRYSVALTSPEVLTEVAAETGIDLQALDSAVEVTASQESGNLSVRATLPSRTEALLAARTVAERTVTIGEEDPLADAAVLAGARVESPGLLSGTRTLQALLVLAALLAGLVVAYALEAVRPRVRTGGDAARAAGGPVLGSLPPFTSSWPRRAVAPDSEILASARSLRSGFLASAAGVPTGPVLVVGATPGAGASTAGFLLARTLVDRGESALVLDLDLEHAGLSVTMGTPRRFALHDALTESGPLEEVVHDEGGVAVLTTEPMLGFDDLVDRRLPDLLKRASDRYDAVLCDSAPLGGGEVSELVAAHTASALVVVRAGTPAALVERNGRPARPPRRPGARRGPQPRLPCRGRGPRAPRDGAR; from the coding sequence ATGAGCCGGCTGCCGTTCCTGCCCGTGCTGGCCCGGGCGCTGCGCTTCCGCGCCGCGGTGGTGCTGGCCGTCCTGGTGCCCGCCGCCCTGGTCGGGGTGCTGGCCGTCGAGAACCGGCCCGACGAGACGACCGCGGTCGCGGTCGTCGGGGTCGCCCCCGAGTCAGCGGCGGTGCTCAGCACCGACGCGGTCCAGCTCGCGCTGGGCCGGTACTCGGTCGCCCTGACCTCCCCGGAGGTGCTCACCGAGGTGGCCGCCGAGACCGGCATCGACCTCCAGGCGCTCGACTCCGCGGTCGAGGTCACGGCCTCGCAGGAGTCCGGGAACCTCAGCGTGCGCGCGACGCTGCCCTCGCGCACCGAGGCGCTGCTGGCGGCACGCACCGTCGCCGAGCGCACCGTGACCATCGGCGAGGAGGACCCGCTGGCCGACGCCGCGGTCCTGGCCGGGGCCCGCGTCGAGTCGCCGGGGCTGCTCTCGGGCACCCGGACCCTGCAGGCGCTCCTCGTGCTGGCCGCGCTGCTCGCCGGCCTCGTCGTTGCCTACGCGCTCGAGGCCGTGCGGCCCCGGGTGCGCACCGGGGGCGACGCGGCCCGGGCCGCGGGGGGCCCGGTGCTGGGCAGCCTGCCCCCCTTCACCTCGTCCTGGCCCCGCCGGGCCGTGGCCCCCGACAGCGAGATCCTCGCCTCCGCGCGCTCGCTGCGCTCGGGCTTCCTGGCCTCGGCCGCGGGCGTGCCGACCGGGCCGGTCCTCGTCGTCGGCGCCACCCCGGGAGCCGGCGCCAGCACCGCGGGCTTCCTGCTGGCGCGCACCCTGGTCGACCGCGGCGAGTCGGCCCTGGTGCTCGACCTCGACCTCGAGCACGCCGGTCTGAGCGTCACGATGGGCACCCCGCGCCGCTTCGCCCTGCACGACGCGCTGACCGAGAGCGGCCCGCTCGAGGAGGTCGTGCACGACGAGGGCGGGGTCGCGGTGCTGACCACCGAGCCGATGCTCGGCTTCGACGACCTCGTCGACCGGCGCCTGCCCGACCTGCTGAAGCGGGCCTCGGACCGCTATGACGCCGTGCTCTGCGACAGCGCCCCGCTGGGCGGCGGCGAGGTCAGCGAGCTGGTCGCCGCCCACACCGCCTCGGCGCTGGTGGTCGTGCGGGCCGGCACGCCCGCCGCGCTGGTCGAGCGCAACGGCCGCCCGGCTCGACCGCCTCGGCGTCCCGGTGCGCGGCGTGGTCCTCAACCACGCCTCCCGTGCCGAGGCCGAGGCCCCCGGGCTCCACGAGACGGCGCGCGGTGA